One window from the genome of Antechinus flavipes isolate AdamAnt ecotype Samford, QLD, Australia chromosome X, AdamAnt_v2, whole genome shotgun sequence encodes:
- the VMA21 gene encoding vacuolar ATPase assembly integral membrane protein VMA21 produces MERSEKTTLNAVQPPELRNDGSLTSTLKTLLVFTALMITLPIGLYFSSKSYVFEGAFGMSNRDSYFYAAIVAVVAVHMVLGLFVYAAWNEGTRQWREGKQD; encoded by the exons ATGGAGCGGTCCGAGAAGACGACGCTGAATGCCGTGCAGCCGCCCGAGCTGAG AAATGACGGTTCATTAACATCGACTCTGAAGACTCTTCTGGTTTTCACAGCTTTAATGATCACTTTACCTATtggattatatttttcttctaaatcttatGTGTTTGAAG gTGCCTTTGGGATGTCCAACCGAGATAGCTATTTCTATGCTGcgattgttgctgttgttgctgttcacATGGTACTGGGGCTGTTCGTCTATGCTGCGTGGAATGAAGGCACACGC